A stretch of DNA from Ciona intestinalis unplaced genomic scaffold, KH HT000054.2, whole genome shotgun sequence:
caaAGACTGCCCACCCTGCTACACAATTggaaaactagttttaaatttctctctttttaatgtttttatatttatttattcaatccATTGTTTCCATTGAAGTAACCATTAtcataaaatagaaatgttctgttacttctgctaaaaggcataaaataatttttaacgcCTCTTCTGGTATGAAAAAGGTAGTGTATTTCCTATGTTTCtttgtaaaaattgaaaatgttggaaatacactacgttttttataacaaaatgtaGGAAATAcactctgttttttttataccaggtaaggcgttaaaaaattatttgttttcaactagttccaaatttttaaattccatCGGTTCCAACTTTAGGTACTATGAAACTTTGGCTGCTTGcattatatattgtaacttACTGTGCCATTTTCTTGGTCTGTTTATCAAGTTAATCCTGGGCTGGATTTGTAAGACCAGAATTTCTAAAACTACAAGTATAttccaacaacaaaaaataataaaaaaagggtaaaaatgttaattttattttaaatttgaaaaaagttttagtttttttaaaacatttgaaataagACAAGGAATTTTAGTTTCAAGCGTCTTACAACTGCCTAAAGGTGGcggtacacagtatccggcatgcgaaatCGCTTGCAAAGTCGTAAGCAAACTCATTACcaagttccgcatgcggcagcgaaatccggacaaaacaaacaaaacggaTGAATTCGGATACTGTGTGCAGCCTTCTTTATGCTGTTCCAGTAAACTTTAAATGCTTATCGAGCTTCCTAAACCGATCTGGTTGAAATCTAGGCCGGTCACCTTTTTAACCATCAATTTTCGATCAAATTTTATCAGTGCTTGCCCACAAGCTTTTTATAACagttctatttattttataacagtcGTTCTATTTTCCGCACTTTTCGAAAACTTTCTTGGTCTCCATTATGTTATTGTACTTCTATTACGTCACTATAGGAAATGTTTATCACAACTcaatggtttataattctgGCCGCaagattttttcaaaaactggTTTcttatcatatagtagggtgggagaagatgggacacctttttattctattttctcgatctatttggtagtaaacaaagaaaattcaaataattataaaaccttatcctcaagacttccatagacagttgttaatcatttaaaacacaatcaggatatttggatattatgtgctaaaggtgttccatctttccctaccctgctatattagttttttgctctttatattttaattgctttgtATTTCAATGCATTCGCTTTCAAACTTTGGTGGCTGTTggatcattttatttatattgagtTGCTAAATCAGCTTTGTCCAAATCCGAAAactactaaataaatattatcaaaatttaaacaaactaatcggtttttgcagaaattaaaaaaatcaacaatttttctattaattcattcattgtttCTTGAAATAATGGGATAATCAACTCCGTCCTACTTCACcctaggaccttacccatatagagtaaaaattaagataatttaaatttttattttttctgctttAACTGTAACAAAAGAATTGATGCTTTTCGGTTGGgctttgttgttataacaagcTTTTGTAAACTATGAGTTAAATCCAAAATGCAattaaataactttcaaaaaccAGGTTtaacaaacctttttttctttgttaagcacatattaaaaacctgtttaaaagtgctagttttgtattttattattcagaatttattgtgttttacgCAACTTGTGTGACACTATTCTGTTATTGTAAGATACTGTTGTTATTGGTACTTCATTTATAAGGCTGTGGTTCTATTTGTAAATTCATTTGATTTGCTGGGTCGGTGAATAGAATATGTGAAATAATTTGCAGTGTTGAATAAGTTTTCAATTTGAGAAACTGTTTTTCAGTTTCGTAAGCTCATGGGAGTATATGTCATAAAATATCATGAGTATGATGGTTGTAATATGAAtatgtgcctggtgtataagaaaacaccgatgatttaacttgacagtgagcatgaggtgtatgaatacaccatgtgtgtctggtgtataagaagacacccatgttataacttcacagtgagcatgaggtgtatgaatacaccatgtgtgtctggtgtataagaagacacccatgttataacttaacagtgagcatgaggtgtatgaatacaccatgtgtgtcttgtgtataagaagacacccatgttataacttaacagtgagcatgaggtgtattcatacactatgtgtgtctggtgtataagaagacacccatgttataactcgacagtgagcatgaggtgtatgaatacaccatgtgtttctggtgtataagaagacaccgtgttataactcaaatAGACTGAAACAGCTTCTCATGTAGTGAAGTGGTGAAGATAATATTCCGCAAGAAGTTGGAGCCTTTGTATGAGAAATATGATAAgaagaaattagaataaaagcAAGCTATGTGGGGGGTCTTAGGTACAGGCACTAGTGACAGTGAATTGTAATGGAGACACCAAATGTAAAAATGCAGAAAGAGTTGTTGCCCAAAATAATCAGGACCAGGTACATTATCTATTTTTGACACAATTTACGAAGCCTCAATCCTAGCCGGTAGCACGGATTGTaaaccataaaatatttagcaCTAAGCCTCTAACATCCCTTATCATATTATCAAGTGTATATAAACTGCCGCATCTAGATGATAGCACTCAAAATTGTTTCAAGTAATTTATCAACATTCCAGACCTTTAGTGTGACTGATTGTAAAACCCTACCCTTGAAATTACTTCTTACAAACCAATCTTgcagattttattaaatatcaaacccttgattgtgttttatttcagaaaTATTCCTTACTATACACAAGTGCAAAACCAAGGTGAATAAATCAAAGGTGACGTAACCACACCTGGTATATAAGGATATATACATGAGGGCAACGATAAAGGTGATATGCCACTcttgcttttaaacaaaagtaatatatatgattCTGCACTTAAGCTTTGATATCAGTTGTTTCATTAGCAGCAAAATgtagaaaatagattgaaaaatgCCCTGCTCGTAAGATTTACCAGTTTGCCTTAAAATCCCCgcaaattttgttaaaaaattcgCATACATCTTATTAGTACTACTTAGTGcaaaaccaaatatttcaCATGAAAAATATCCTtggcaaaaaaatcaaacgtTACCACTTTTTTGTAGcagcaaaacacaaaaatatcgGGTCAACATTGATAACCAATGTAAAAAATGCCCTGCGAGAATGGTTTTCCCAAAAAAGTTTGGAAGAAAAAATCTACGCACATGTTATTACTActactgtaataaatttagcGCAAAACCGAATATTTTACATCAAAAATATCCTCCAAGCAAAGAAACAAGTTTTCCAATCCAACACAGATACACCACTGCTGATGTATGAGACGAAACATccaagtatgacatcataatgatcATTGTTCCTCATCCCCCTCATCGGAGGACCCACTTCCAaatatttcttcttcttctttattGTCCTCTGCTTGATCCTCATCGGAGCTGGAAGCATCTTCCGATTCATCAGGGTTGCCCGTCTCTTCAGCTGGAAGATCAAAGATTAGAAAATGATGTTGGGAGTTATCgcaagtaaaacaaacaaggtGTGTTATGTCAATGATATGAACACTCacaccccaccttactatacataatacatCAGTAACTATCTTTTCCTAAACTTTGTGTAAATCAAATGACTTAGACAATTTATAGATGTTGGGATTTATCGCGAGCAAAATAAAAGGTGTGTATTTGTATTATagcaatgaaataaatatgaatattgtttacaaaatcacatttaaatatatatcaataaCTATTTCCTAGACCTTTTTATACCACATTTTTTACTGTGTTATAAAAGTGAAATTACCTCCAACCNNNNNNNNNNNNNNNNNNNNNNNNNNNNNNNNNNNNNNNNNNNNNNNNNNNNNNNNNNNNNNNNNNNNNNNNNNNNNNNNNNNNNNNNNNNNNNNNNNNNNNNNNNNNNNNNNNNNNNNNNNNNNCAAGTCACTTCGTTGTGCTGAGTTTATGTTTGATGGATAAGTAGCAACACCTAAATCATTGGGCCATATTTGTGCCAGACTTTCACGTGATATATCATACTTACCTTGTTTCTAGTTCATTATAATAAACACCTTCCTCtctaaatatgaaataataattCTCCTCGTATCCTTTGGAAGCTTTGTTCTTCACATTCCAATTGTATTCGCGAGCTAATCTGGAATATAGGGTAGCACAATAAAgttatgtataaaaaacacatttattctaaaaaattCTACAGCTGTACTTAGgaatgcacattacagaataattaggtattctaggatatcctagaatactttatttcgaatctagaattccgaatctagaatttcgaatctttttgtatttataggaaaaaataattttacccacataagtcagtttattgactctttcatagcagccttgttggatcatgagctgtaaaatgatcaaaaattgtactattgggtagtttttgcgtcatgaaacgtatagcaggctatgaaaagacgttgtaaaacgtttactctcgaaagtcccacaaccacaaaaatattttttttttaattattaaatttcaaaaatcgttaatatagtgtatgaatgacgtgtaatgacgtcattaaacagaataccgaatcccgtaattagattcgaatacaaaaggattcgaatctcatagattcgaaattctgtaatgtgcatccctagctGTACTCCTATTCTACTTTATTGTTGCCTGTTGTTAAGTCAGTCACCACTATAGTGTATTTTGCATGTTAAAGTAGCTctaataataagttttaaccCAAAGTACCTGTAATCATAAGTTTCCTCTGGTTCAAAATCGACTCCTTCTTCAACATCTCGTTTCCTCTTCTGACGAGTAGACGGTGTTGGGAGGAAGTAAGCAACGAATTGATCGCCTTCCTCATCAACCATTCCTCTGTGGAGGAAGATGTTAGGACCTtgtgctcgctgtcgagtcgTGTCGAAATACAGCCATatatggtgtgttcatacaccttatgttcACTATCGagttatttataacatgggtgtcttcttatacaccagacacatatagtgtattcatacacctcatgctcactgtcgagttataacatgggtgtcttcttatacaccagacacacatggtgtatttatacacctcatgcttactgtcaagttataacatgggtgtcttcctatacaccagacacacatggtgtattcatacacctcatgctcactgtcaagttataacatgggtgtcttcttatacaccagacacacatggtgtatttatacacctcatgctcactgtcaagttataacatgggtgtcttcttatacaccagacacacatggtgtatttatacacctcatgctcactgtcaagttataacgtgggtgtcttcttatacaccagacacacatggtgtatttatacacctcatgctcactgtcaagttataacgtgggtgttttcttatacaccagacacacatggtgtattcatacacctcatgctcactgtcacgttataacgtgggtgtcttcttatacacaagacacacatggtgtttttatacacttcatNNNNNNNNNNNNNNNNNNNNNNNNNNNNNNNNNNNNNNNNNNNNNNNNNNNNNNNNNNNNNNNNNNNNNNNNNNNNNNNNNNNNNNNNNNNNNNNNNNNNNNNNNNNNNNNNNNNNNNNNNNNNNNNNNNNNNNNNNNNNNNNNNNNNNNNNNNNNNNNNNNNNNNNNNNNNNNNNNNNNNNNNNNNNNNNNNNNNNNNNNNNNNNNNNNNNNNNNNNNNNNNNNNNNNNNNNNNNNNNNNNNNNNNNNNNNNNNNNNNNNNNNNNNNNNNNNNNNNNNNNNNNNNNNNNNNNNNNNNNNNNNNNNNNNNNNNNNNNNNNNNNNNNNNNNNNNNNNNNNNNNNNNNNNNNNNNNNNNNNNNNNNNNNNNNNNNNNNNNNNNNNNNNNNNNNNNNNNNNNNNNNNNNNNNNNNNNNNNNNNNNNacctcatgctcgctgtcaagttataacatgggtttcttcttatacaccagatacacattcACATTCATGCCACAACCATCACAATTATGATATTTTATGATATACACTCCCGTGAGCTCACCTAATCATGGCTTGTGACATTTCTTCAAGTTGTTCAGCAGCTGGTTTGCCTTGCACTGAAGGGTCGGTGTCAAAGATAACTTGCGCGCTTGGATGTTGCCACATCTGGATTATAACTTGTGTTATTCTATATTTGGGTCTATAGTGAAACCTAGGCTTGGGATGTAGGTGTATTACCCCATTTTCCCAATACACACTTTTTGATCCCAgattatagacactcaataatagagattctgttctataaaggtgaggtcttcagtgaggcacacctaagacctgggatgtaggtctactattaccccaacaccgagggtgctaccatctagacctaATGAGGCAGTTTCTAGACTCAATATTACagattgtattttataaagttaaatacatatacTCACCTTCATATCTGGATATATAGGCAACACATCCACAGGGAACACGTTAGGTTTGCTGTAATGTTTAGTGATTTCTTTTTTCGAGTCTTCGAAAGTTTTTTGAATGGCAGCAATTTGTCCGTCTCTGTCTTTATAAAGATCGTcctgtttgaaatatttctttgGCACCGGCTCCAATCCTGGAGTGAAATGAAGTTGtgttacatttttcaaaaacaatcatccacaaagtaacatacatggtataactcgtaagttggcacgaggtgtaagaaatagaacacccatgttataacaactgtcgcttTCTGGCCAGTTgaggtaagttacattaattcatttttatgcATTACAAGCTATGCTGTTTTATGGCCCTGTTTTAGAAACAAGTACCACCTTTTAACCCCTGCTCTAGTAAtatctgttattttatattatccTAGATTTGttacaacttatttatgtaagttataataaaaaacaaagccATGACTCTCAGTACACAAATTAGGAAAACTTAATCTAAGGCatacagcaaaaaaaaatattttcgtttttgaaaaaaaaaggaataaaatgaattaaacacATTATAAGATAAATACCTGGTTTCCACATTGGTTGATTTCACTCCATATCTGTTGAATTCCTGTGAGATATATTCACTTCTTCTTAACCAAGATACATTTAAACTGTGTTGCTTTGACctggaaatatttaaaagataaaaaaataaatatcggtgaaaatatataaaagaataaaaacatgaacatCATGACTAAAGGACTAGGCACAATATGTAACTATTTCTCgtccacaaaaaaatacagattaatatacatttaaagaCCTGGAAACACAAAACCAAGTGTTTGGTTTAAAGCCACAATATTACAGATATCTACAAACACTCAACTCACCGTTTAGTGTCTTGTGGGGCGGGTAAATCATCTTCAAGTAAAGCTTCATCTGCCGGGTGAATCCATGTGTTGGGGTTCACCTGTAAATTATATAAGTGATGTGTGAATGATATTATGTCAACTGGATATCACTAAGAGTAAAATTTGTTGACTGAATAGTGGATATCACTTTctcttatttattcttttgtaGCACAGCAATTTAGAAATACTAAcgttaaagtatatttttatgaaatatgtgACATTCTGGCAAACAGTGGTATTAGCCGCTGCAATGGTTTAATCAGTTGCACAACTTTAGTTTCATTTTACCAACAgtttaatctatttttaacagatagttttacaaagtgtcaacaaaacaataaccttaaaCCACACCACTCATTATATGTATTTATCTTAGATTACTATACTTTTACCACAGTTTAACTaagcaaaacaacattagAAACTTTACTGCAATTACTTTATAAGTATCAGGGTTAATGAGGTCAATGACGACACCCAAGTCATGGTCGGTATGAAGCTCGGTCTTATGTTGTTTCTCAAGTGATGTAGGCTTGTAATCGACAAATCTGGAGAAACAATGTTATGTGTGAGTGATGTAacagcttcagcaactcgactgtagGCATGGGAGTGACAaccatgaataaataaaaaaagcttcCACCCAAACACCTATATCAAAATGCAGATGAAACTGCCTATAAAAAAGGCATCTTTGAAAAGCCAATTTTTGCAAGCCAAATTAAATTGTGTGTCTCACGCTTCGCAAATATTTATGCAGGAAAAATCCGTTTTGcccaatattaaaacaaactctATATCCACAAGGATACTGGGATATAACGCTAACCTGTTGGCATCGAACGGATATCTTATAAACTTTGGATCAAACGGAATATCTGGAAGTGTGTTGCAATATTTGACTCTCGTTACCAATCCACTTCCTCTTTCTATTGAACCTCGTGTTCTGCATTGTTAACAAACAATCACAATTGTGATAGAATATACAAACTGTCActgaataatataaaataaacaaatatcatattatttaaaacaacagagAGTATAACCAGCAAAACTACAGTCTTTATAAATTGCCAAAAAGCAAGAGTTAATCTTTAACAATGTTTCAAATAAACGCAAAGAAGTGTTACAACAAACCTATAGGAAATATACATACAGAACTGACAGGTGAAAAACGATAGTGATTTATGGagctttgggcaagacaaatAGTGGATTAAGAACGAAAATAATAAGGAAAATAACTTGTACTTACCTTCCTTTACTGCTGCTACTGGAATTTTGTACAGTTGGTGCCATAAGTGTATTATAAACGTAACGAATCACTTTCAAAATTATTCTATTCTCTGTATACAAAATTTACAGAGGTGTGGGGATGTCCCGAAACAGAAACTAGAGTGGGGATGTTTTTATAGATATGATATAGTTTATAATATCAGGGTTTCGGACTTTTCttaattttcttaaattattattatagttttataaataggtaattaacatttatttgtaataacTCCAGTTTTCATTTGGTCTGTTAAAATTTAACGTTTAACTCCCGTTTATAACTGTCTAGACAAATACACTCTGGTTTTacttcaaaaaatattaaaataataaactttttaaaattaaagaaaccaagaaaatagattttatGTCAAAACAAAGAGATTTGGTTTTAGTTTCTTTGGTCAAAacaagcatttttttacccaGTCGCAAAAAAACGTGACATCATGTTGTGTAATCGCTACGTCATTAGTGGGCTCGTGGTTTCGTCATCGTTACACAGAAAAGACGGCGGGGTTACTTGTGTTGCCTTTCTCTCGCCGTTTTCTGTTaatatattaagttttaattcgGTATTAGGGCAAAATACAATGTAATGTAATACAGATAGGGTTCAGGCAATATGTGTTTTGTGATAAGAGTGTTAGGTAAAAGTCTTCTTGTAAATTCTCGCaagataatgtttttatataaaagtgcATGTATAACCTTTCTACTTTTGCTTGCGTTTAAAAATTTCTTAGATATATATAACCTCTATTAGATATTGCATGTTTGTGAAACAATCGTTTTATTGCATATTTTTCAGGATTGCTTTAAGtcttttgttttgaatttaaataactgATAAATGATATGTGTTGTTTTTTCCACATGCAAAAAAGTTCTATGCTATTCTCTAACGATCTAACGTATTGTCTTTTTGTAATGGTCTCTAATTTTTCGCCATAGTTTCAGTAGGAGAAGGCTATACCACAGCTTTGATTACTCATAGTCATACCAGTATATTACTTCTGACAaccaataaaattaattttaattaacaggTTCAAACAAATCAAGGTAgtcatagaaatataaaaaatgtcagGTACATTGGTATTGGTTGGTCTTGGACTCGCTGGCTCCGCCCTAGTGGCGAGAACGATCCTCCGATCTTCGGGTCCGATGGCGAAGAAGATGGAGCAAAGTTTCACCCAACTCGGGAAGTTggattataaatattatcGTGGAGGATTTGAGCCGAAGATGACGAAGAGAGAAGCGAGTTTGATCCTCGGAGTCGGGCAGAGCGCAAATAAGAAGAAGTACCGCGAAGCTCACAGAAGGATTATGTTGCTAAACCATCCTGATAAGGGAGGTTCTCCTTACTTAGCTGCGAAGATAAATCAAGCCAAGGACATGATGGAGGGGTCGTTgaaattatgatgtcataatgtggaCATTGTTCAGTTTGTGATGTAAGCATAGCCACTGTGACATAGAAAGTTGGTTGGAAGTTTTTGGATTTACAAACAGCATAACTTGGTGTTGGCTTGTAGCATCTgcatttaattacaaaatgGTATATTCAAAAATATGAACACATTTAATAAAGCTTTCTTAGCACATTGTAACAGTTATTGGTTATAAATGTAGCAGttctttaatattaaatatgttcTTTAAAGTGCAAAGCCAAAATctttaattaacatttttgtgtttaaaaaattgtaacaaacatttcagcttttttaaaacca
This window harbors:
- the LOC100177014 gene encoding RNA polymerase II-associated factor 1 homolog (The sequence of the model RefSeq protein was modified relative to this genomic sequence to represent the inferred CDS: added 254 bases not found in genome assembly) yields the protein MWKPGLEPVPKKYFKQDDLYKDRDGQIAAIQKTFEDSKKEITKHYSKPNVFPVDVLPIYPDMKMWQHPSAQVIFDTDPSVQGKPAAEQLEEMSQAMIRGMVDEEGDQFVAYFLPTPSTRQKRKRDVEEGVDFEPEETYDYRLAREYNWNVKNKASKGYEENYYFIFREEGVYYNELETRVRLSKRRAKGGGGIQAATDAVLAVRHRMLNDQEVAAQEMRRVQLEPLEAEEEEEVEEEEGGNGEEKDETAPSGDEDAEEKDESSAEETGNPDESEDASSSDEDQAEDNKEEEEIFGSGSSDEGDEEQ
- the LOC100185485 gene encoding mitochondrial import inner membrane translocase subunit TIM14-like; this translates as MSGTLVLVGLGLAGSALVARTILRSSGPMAKKMEQSFTQLGKLDYKYYRGGFEPKMTKREASLILGVGQSANKKKYREAHRRIMLLNHPDKGGSPYLAAKINQAKDMMEGSLKL